DNA sequence from the Geitlerinema sp. PCC 9228 genome:
GGGATGGACTAACTCATAGCGAATCCATCTAGGCACACCCGATGAAGCGAGAATCTCACGAATTCTATTCGTGAGAGTGTCAATACCAGTTCTGCGTTCGCGCTGATAACAAACAACAATTAGAGCCAACAGGAAAAAGCTACTGATTGGATGTAGGATTCAAAGCATGCTACACCGACTCCAACGAGTTGACTGCTAGGCATTCCCCTCCTCAGGATAAGATGGTGGGGGAGATGGCTGGTTTTGTGATTGGCTGCTGTGGGTAGTCTCGCCTTGTACCTTGGTAGTTGCTGTCTCTTCCGACGACTCCTGGGGGAAAATCCCTAGCGATTCCGGGTCTTTTTGAATTTGCGGCCATTGCTGGCGGTAGAGCAGTTCCAGTTCGTTGCCTGCCTGGCGAAATACTTTGACCTGGGAAGACAGGAACAATTGAAACAACCGATAAAACACCAAACTGACAATCGCCACAATCAAACCACCAGCAGTACTATACAAAGCTTCCCCAATGCCTAGGGTAACGCCGGCGGTGGAAGCCGTTCCCAAGTCTCCCAGGCGAATGGAACTGAGGGAGTTAATCAATCCCAAAACCGTTCCCAACAAACCAATCAACGGCGATATCGCAATCACCCCTTCTAACACCTTTTCTCCCCGACGCATGTGGGTAAGTTCGTTTTCCGCCGCCGCTTCCAACGCCAAGCGAAAGGACTCCGGTTCCGGTTGTTGCAGCTGCAAGGGAGCATACAAATAGCGACCAATGGGACGTTTTCTGGCTTTAAAGGCAATTTCCCTAGCCACCTGCCAATCATAACGAGCCGCTTCCAAAACTAAATTGACGATTTCCTGTTCTTTGCTGAGAACCCCCAACCAAAACCACAGCCGTTCAAAAATAATGCTGGTAGCTAGGATAGACAAAGCCAGCAATGGCCACATAGCTACCCCGCCTTTTTCAAAAATCTCCGCAATATTCACCGTCTATGCTCCTACTGACTGATTCCAAAAGCTTCGGCATGCAGACCAACAAAAAATACACCTGCCAAAATAACAGGTGAATCCAATGGGCTGCCTCTATTTTAGGAAACTTGGAGGGGAAACTCGCTGCGAAAAACCAAAAAATCCCAAGCAGGATGGGGAAACAGAGGCGGAAATGACTCGTGCAGGCGATGGCTGCTTGTCTGACCAGCCAACGACAGATAATTTTTCGGGAAACTTGTTGCCCTGGTCTGGTGTTTTGAAGGGCGAACGATGGGATTCGAACCCACGAATGGCGGAACCACAATCCGCTGCCTTAACCACTTGGCCACGTTCGCCATGTTTCGTTTGCGATCGCTTTTGTATTATAGCGAATTTACAAAATGGCGTAAAGAGCTGTTAGAAAAATTTTTCCGGGCAACAAAAATCCAAGGTTGTCGGTCTAGAGGAGAAGAACTGAGGCAGAATAGAAAAGCCCTATCCCCGTATTTCTTAAGGATTTGCTTGGGGGAGGGCAGTGACAGTTGTTGGTTGGGAGATTTTCATGAAAAGAATGAAGACAGCGATTTCAGTGGGCGGTTTGGCAGTTGTGGGATTGGGCATTGGTCTGGCGGTGACCAATCCGAAGTCCTCTGCCTATCAGTCTTTCGCGGCAAAGAAATTTGCCAGCCACTTGCAAGAAAATGTCTGCGATGATGTGCCCAAATTCCTGCGGCAGCAGTGCCGGGGATTTGCAGATGCGAATCGAGGCCAGTTTCAAAAGGTGATTGCGGATACGACGCAAAGGCAGAACTACTTTTTTTTCAGTATCTACGAAACCGATATTTCTATGTCGTTAGGGCTTCCTTCTTATCATTTCTCTACGGTGGGGATTTTAAACCAGTTTTACATTTACGAAGCTGAGAAAAAGTCATAGAGCTTGGTGTAAGTAATAATACGGAACTCAAATCCTATCCCTCGAAAAAATCAG
Encoded proteins:
- a CDS encoding MotA/TolQ/ExbB proton channel family protein yields the protein MNIAEIFEKGGVAMWPLLALSILATSIIFERLWFWLGVLSKEQEIVNLVLEAARYDWQVAREIAFKARKRPIGRYLYAPLQLQQPEPESFRLALEAAAENELTHMRRGEKVLEGVIAISPLIGLLGTVLGLINSLSSIRLGDLGTASTAGVTLGIGEALYSTAGGLIVAIVSLVFYRLFQLFLSSQVKVFRQAGNELELLYRQQWPQIQKDPESLGIFPQESSEETATTKVQGETTHSSQSQNQPSPPPSYPEEGNA
- a CDS encoding DUF4359 domain-containing protein, translating into MKRMKTAISVGGLAVVGLGIGLAVTNPKSSAYQSFAAKKFASHLQENVCDDVPKFLRQQCRGFADANRGQFQKVIADTTQRQNYFFFSIYETDISMSLGLPSYHFSTVGILNQFYIYEAEKKS